In Zunongwangia profunda SM-A87, the following proteins share a genomic window:
- a CDS encoding L-histidine N(alpha)-methyltransferase, with the protein MKSTPTTTKYDTAFEEDVAKGLTSFPKYLLSKYIYDKKGDKLFQQIMNMPEYYLTNCELGIIEQHTASIADSFNGKNGFDLIELGAGDGKKTKVLLKHLVAKHYDFNYLPVDISQHVLDELEEALKTEIPGVKIRTQQGTYFKTLEKLADYNSRKKVIMVLGSNIGNLLHEKAIDFLKNICEAMSEEDMLFMGFDQKKNPQQILDAYNDPHGITEAFNKNLLVRMNNELDADFNIEDFKHWETYNPETGTASSYLVSSKQQQIKIDKLGLTIHFDAWETIHTEISQKYDDHIVQWLAKESGLAVTDEFSDSENCYKNYIFRRKTF; encoded by the coding sequence ATGAAATCCACACCTACTACCACAAAATACGATACTGCTTTTGAAGAAGATGTTGCCAAAGGTCTAACTAGCTTCCCAAAGTATCTGCTTTCCAAATATATTTATGATAAAAAGGGTGATAAGCTGTTCCAGCAAATCATGAATATGCCAGAGTACTATTTAACCAATTGTGAACTGGGCATTATAGAACAGCATACTGCTTCCATTGCCGATTCTTTTAATGGTAAAAACGGATTCGATTTAATTGAACTCGGCGCAGGAGACGGCAAGAAAACCAAGGTTCTACTGAAACATCTGGTAGCTAAACATTATGATTTTAATTACTTACCGGTAGATATTAGCCAACATGTGTTAGACGAACTGGAAGAAGCCCTAAAAACTGAAATCCCTGGGGTTAAGATCAGAACCCAGCAAGGTACTTACTTTAAAACTTTGGAAAAATTGGCCGACTATAATTCGCGTAAAAAAGTGATTATGGTGTTGGGATCTAATATTGGAAACCTTTTACACGAAAAAGCCATCGATTTTTTAAAAAATATCTGCGAAGCCATGAGCGAAGAAGATATGTTATTTATGGGGTTTGATCAGAAAAAAAATCCCCAACAGATCCTCGATGCTTATAATGATCCCCATGGAATCACAGAAGCTTTCAATAAAAATCTTCTGGTACGGATGAATAATGAATTGGATGCCGACTTTAATATTGAGGATTTTAAACACTGGGAAACTTACAATCCTGAAACGGGGACAGCTAGTAGCTATCTGGTAAGCAGCAAGCAACAACAGATTAAAATCGACAAACTGGGCTTAACTATTCATTTTGATGCCTGGGAAACTATTCATACTGAAATTTCTCAGAAATATGATGATCATATTGTACAGTGGCTGGCGAAAGAATCAGGGCTTGCTGTTACGGATGAATTTAGCGATTCGGAAAACTGTTATAAAAATTATATCTTTAGAAGGAAAACTTTTTAA
- a CDS encoding dihydrofolate reductase produces the protein MVTMIAAAAENNALGKDNDLLWRLPDDFKRFKKLTSHHPIIMGRKTFESFDGLLPNRTHFVITRNENYDPGKGVYVVKSLSLALKIAQDLDENPFIIGGGEIYKMGLERTDKIELTRVHESFEDADTFFPDIAEEEWKLTEEVFHEKDEKHKYSFSYLTYERK, from the coding sequence ATGGTAACCATGATCGCGGCTGCAGCCGAAAATAATGCGCTAGGAAAAGATAATGACCTGTTATGGCGCCTGCCAGACGACTTCAAACGTTTTAAAAAGTTAACCAGCCACCATCCTATTATTATGGGGCGAAAAACTTTTGAAAGTTTTGATGGATTATTACCAAACCGAACTCATTTTGTAATTACACGAAACGAAAACTACGATCCCGGGAAAGGGGTGTATGTGGTAAAAAGTTTATCCTTAGCCCTAAAGATCGCGCAGGATTTAGATGAAAATCCTTTTATAATTGGTGGTGGTGAGATCTATAAAATGGGACTGGAAAGAACCGATAAAATTGAACTTACCCGTGTTCATGAAAGTTTTGAAGATGCCGATACTTTTTTTCCTGATATCGCAGAAGAAGAATGGAAGTTAACTGAAGAGGTTTTTCACGAAAAAGACGAAAAGCATAAATACTCTTTTAGCTATCTTACTTATGAGCGTAAATAA
- a CDS encoding aminotransferase class V-fold PLP-dependent enzyme, translating into MSNLRKGFPVLERYTYLNTAASGLLHEKVLEFRQEHDLDFLISGSVLKENQGRLLAKVREEVGESFNCEPNRVGLVPNFSYGFNTLLEGIEKPKKVLLLNNDYPSINWPVESRDFEICYAEINEFLEENIVEVLKKEQPQFFAFSIVQYINGIKLSTAFLTQLKKDFPEVIFVADGTQFLGTEAFDFDASGIDVVISSTYKWLNAGYGNGFMLFNKDIEGKISPKHLGFGSLQGKYKAQEGNFLGKFEPGHQDTLNYGSLGEALKLIKDIGISTIESLVNVLKSHAKQVFTEMNLLEEAVVKRGEHSSIFNIKGDDKLYQYLREKDIIVSQRGEGLRVSFHYFNTEEELGVLVKALKAYKK; encoded by the coding sequence ATGAGTAATTTAAGAAAAGGCTTTCCCGTTTTAGAGCGATACACCTACCTAAACACTGCAGCTTCCGGTCTACTACACGAAAAAGTTTTAGAGTTCAGGCAGGAACATGATTTAGACTTTTTGATCTCCGGAAGTGTGCTGAAAGAAAATCAGGGTCGACTTTTAGCGAAAGTACGTGAAGAGGTTGGGGAATCTTTTAATTGCGAACCAAACAGGGTAGGATTGGTGCCTAACTTTTCGTATGGCTTTAATACGCTTTTAGAAGGTATTGAAAAGCCTAAAAAAGTATTGTTATTAAATAATGACTATCCATCGATCAATTGGCCGGTAGAATCCAGAGATTTTGAGATTTGTTATGCAGAAATCAATGAATTTTTAGAGGAAAACATTGTTGAGGTTTTAAAGAAAGAACAGCCTCAGTTCTTTGCTTTTAGTATCGTTCAATATATTAACGGAATTAAACTAAGTACCGCTTTTCTCACCCAGCTTAAAAAGGACTTTCCAGAAGTGATTTTTGTGGCCGATGGGACACAGTTTTTGGGAACAGAGGCTTTTGATTTTGATGCGAGTGGGATAGACGTCGTTATTTCAAGTACCTATAAATGGTTAAATGCCGGCTACGGAAATGGATTTATGCTGTTCAACAAAGATATTGAAGGTAAAATATCTCCAAAGCATTTAGGTTTTGGATCGTTGCAGGGAAAATATAAAGCACAGGAAGGTAACTTTCTTGGAAAATTTGAGCCAGGGCATCAGGATACGCTAAACTATGGAAGTTTAGGTGAAGCTCTTAAATTGATAAAAGATATTGGAATTTCAACCATTGAAAGTCTGGTAAATGTTTTAAAAAGCCACGCCAAGCAGGTCTTTACCGAAATGAATTTGCTGGAAGAAGCTGTTGTAAAAAGAGGCGAGCATTCATCCATTTTTAATATTAAAGGCGACGATAAATTATATCAATATTTGCGGGAAAAAGACATTATTGTTTCACAACGTGGAGAAGGACTGCGTGTAAGTTTTCACTATTTTAATACAGAAGAAGAACTAGGGGTTTTGGTAAAGGCGCTGAAAGCTTATAAAAAATAG
- a CDS encoding energy transducer protein TonB, with translation MKNLLFTICLLVSFISCGQEHVKTEGNTVTVSEIAPVWPGCESPTNDQDDCFRKKFLELVKTTYKYPRKENGDFIRGKATIKMHIDEKGVAQIDKIETKEPEIKVALEKMLKELPKMTPGKRAGKSISIKYTIPVKL, from the coding sequence ATGAAAAATCTACTATTTACCATTTGCTTGTTGGTGAGTTTTATAAGTTGCGGACAAGAGCATGTAAAAACTGAAGGTAATACGGTTACTGTTTCAGAAATAGCTCCGGTGTGGCCTGGATGTGAATCTCCTACTAATGATCAGGACGACTGCTTTCGTAAGAAATTCCTGGAACTGGTAAAAACTACTTATAAATACCCTCGTAAAGAAAACGGTGATTTTATTCGTGGCAAAGCCACTATCAAAATGCATATCGATGAAAAAGGAGTGGCACAAATCGATAAAATCGAAACCAAAGAACCCGAAATAAAAGTAGCATTAGAAAAAATGCTTAAGGAATTACCTAAAATGACCCCCGGTAAAAGAGCGGGAAAATCTATCTCAATAAAATATACGATACCGGTTAAGCTTTAA
- the fabD gene encoding ACP S-malonyltransferase, which produces MKAYVFPGQGAQFSGMGADLYEKSAEAKELFERANEILGFSITETMFKGSAEDLKQTKVTQPAIFLHSVILSKVLGADFKPDMVAGHSLGEFSALVANNTLEFEDALKLVSQRALAMQKACEITPSTMAAVLGLEDELVEAVCADTEGIVVAANYNCPGQLVISGEISAVEKACESLKEKGAKRALLLPVGGAFHSPLMEPARKELAAAIEATTFKNPSCPIYQNVSTNAVTDPTEIQKNLVFQLTAPVKWTQSVQNMIKDGATSFTEVGPGKVLQGLVKKVDRKMETASAAI; this is translated from the coding sequence ATGAAAGCATATGTTTTTCCCGGACAGGGAGCACAATTTTCAGGAATGGGAGCAGATTTATACGAGAAATCTGCTGAAGCAAAAGAACTGTTTGAAAGAGCTAACGAAATTTTAGGTTTCTCTATAACCGAAACCATGTTTAAAGGATCTGCCGAAGATCTAAAACAAACTAAAGTTACCCAGCCTGCAATATTTTTGCATAGTGTTATTTTAAGTAAAGTATTGGGAGCAGACTTTAAGCCAGATATGGTAGCGGGACATTCTCTAGGAGAATTCTCTGCCTTAGTTGCTAATAATACTTTAGAATTTGAAGATGCACTAAAGTTGGTTTCGCAACGTGCTTTAGCGATGCAAAAAGCATGTGAAATTACTCCATCTACCATGGCTGCGGTTTTAGGTTTAGAAGATGAGTTAGTAGAGGCTGTATGCGCAGATACAGAAGGAATAGTAGTTGCGGCAAATTATAACTGCCCAGGGCAGTTAGTAATTTCTGGTGAAATTTCTGCAGTTGAAAAAGCCTGTGAAAGCTTAAAGGAAAAAGGAGCTAAACGCGCCTTACTACTTCCTGTTGGGGGTGCTTTTCATTCACCACTCATGGAACCGGCAAGAAAAGAATTGGCTGCTGCTATTGAAGCTACAACTTTTAAAAACCCTTCTTGTCCTATCTATCAAAATGTGAGTACTAACGCAGTAACCGATCCTACAGAAATCCAGAAAAATCTGGTATTTCAATTAACAGCTCCGGTGAAGTGGACACAATCTGTACAAAATATGATTAAAGACGGCGCCACAAGTTTTACGGAAGTTGGCCCGGGAAAAGTGCTACAAGGATTAGTAAAAAAAGTAGATCGTAAAATGGAAACTGCCTCTGCTGCGATTTAA
- a CDS encoding fructosamine kinase family protein, protein MSVNKGYKPLFKIIEEKSNLKINNIAPLSGGDINDVFLLNTSEGKKVVKVNSAIRFPGMFEAEMAGMKALKATNAIDAPKIIDVYTKGDYSCLLMEYRETGSKSSDFWTVFGKQMAHLHKNTQPNFGFSDDNYIGSLPQRNNAHKNIVDFYIEERLQPQFRLATENGYSLGDTKKFCSVLYHLIPQEKPALIHGDLWNGNYLVNANGHPCLIDPAVAYAPREMDLSMMKLFGGFSEELFNTYFEEFPVENDFEERVPIWQLYYLLVHLNLFGKGYLGSCQNIVARFT, encoded by the coding sequence ATGAGCGTAAATAAAGGCTACAAACCACTTTTTAAAATTATTGAAGAAAAAAGCAACTTAAAAATCAATAATATCGCTCCATTATCCGGCGGCGACATTAATGATGTGTTTTTACTAAACACTTCGGAAGGAAAGAAAGTAGTAAAAGTTAATAGTGCTATAAGGTTCCCAGGAATGTTTGAAGCTGAAATGGCAGGAATGAAAGCCCTAAAAGCAACTAACGCGATCGACGCTCCTAAAATAATAGATGTCTATACTAAAGGGGACTACTCCTGTCTTTTAATGGAATATCGCGAGACCGGATCTAAATCATCAGATTTTTGGACGGTTTTTGGTAAACAAATGGCTCATTTACATAAAAATACACAGCCCAATTTTGGCTTTTCTGATGATAACTATATTGGCAGCTTGCCGCAACGTAATAATGCACATAAAAATATTGTAGATTTTTATATTGAAGAGCGACTTCAACCTCAATTTAGATTAGCTACTGAAAACGGATATAGTTTAGGAGATACTAAAAAATTCTGTTCAGTATTATATCATCTCATCCCACAGGAAAAACCAGCTTTAATACATGGTGATTTATGGAATGGTAATTACCTGGTGAATGCTAACGGCCACCCTTGTCTTATTGATCCGGCCGTAGCTTATGCGCCACGGGAAATGGACTTATCCATGATGAAGCTTTTCGGCGGATTTTCCGAAGAATTATTCAATACATATTTTGAAGAGTTTCCGGTAGAAAATGATTTCGAAGAACGTGTCCCTATCTGGCAACTTTATTATTTACTCGTCCATCTTAATCTATTTGGAAAAGGATATTTAGGCTCCTGTCAAAATATTGTAGCCCGCTTTACCTAA
- a CDS encoding DUF427 domain-containing protein: MKAIWKNTVIAESTETKTVESNHYFPMESIKKEYFKNSKKQTRCPWKGLASYFTIEIDGEKNEDAAWYYPKTSHAAKPIQNHVAFKNGVEIKV; the protein is encoded by the coding sequence ATGAAAGCGATCTGGAAAAATACGGTTATTGCGGAAAGTACTGAAACCAAAACGGTAGAGAGCAATCATTATTTTCCCATGGAAAGTATTAAAAAGGAATATTTTAAAAATAGTAAAAAACAAACACGTTGTCCCTGGAAGGGATTAGCTTCCTATTTCACTATAGAAATTGATGGTGAGAAAAACGAAGATGCCGCCTGGTATTATCCAAAAACCAGTCATGCTGCCAAACCTATCCAAAATCACGTCGCCTTTAAAAATGGTGTCGAGATAAAAGTTTGA
- the egtB gene encoding ergothioneine biosynthesis protein EgtB — protein MLLQSELLDFFNETRAKSELICSFLETEDYVVQPIVDVSPPKWHLGHTTWFFEEFVLKPYKSGYQLFDNHSAYVFNSYYESVGEKVIRTDRGNLSRPTVAWVYKYRNYVSKALQDFIESEDLNNKILEVIEIGCHHEKQHQELLYTDIKYILGNNPLFPKYNDQFEENPIQDFPQQWITIDKGNYEIGHNSTDFCYDNELGRHKVYLADYQISNKLVTNKEYIEFIEDGGYNDVLLWHAEAWDWINSNQISAPSYWHKIDDAWQQFTLQGLQKLIPDAPLSHISYYEAFAFAQWKGLRLPTEQEWEVANSKFNWGLRWEWTESAYTPYPGYIKAPGALGEYNGKFMVNQKVLRGGSVATSKKHTRPTYRNFFHAPLRWQFTGIRLAK, from the coding sequence ATGCTTTTACAATCTGAATTATTAGATTTCTTCAATGAAACCAGAGCAAAATCTGAACTTATCTGTTCTTTTTTGGAAACTGAAGATTACGTGGTTCAACCTATCGTAGATGTTTCTCCGCCTAAGTGGCACTTGGGACACACTACCTGGTTCTTCGAAGAATTTGTTCTAAAACCTTATAAAAGCGGATATCAGCTTTTTGATAATCACTCTGCTTATGTTTTTAATAGTTACTATGAAAGTGTAGGTGAAAAAGTAATTCGTACCGATCGAGGAAATCTTTCGCGCCCAACCGTTGCCTGGGTGTATAAATACCGAAATTATGTTTCTAAAGCATTACAGGATTTTATTGAATCTGAAGATTTAAATAATAAAATTCTTGAGGTGATCGAGATTGGTTGCCATCATGAAAAGCAACATCAGGAACTTCTCTATACCGATATTAAATATATTTTAGGCAATAATCCGCTTTTCCCTAAATATAATGACCAGTTTGAAGAAAACCCAATTCAGGATTTTCCCCAGCAATGGATTACTATAGATAAAGGAAATTATGAGATTGGGCATAACAGTACCGATTTTTGCTACGACAATGAGCTTGGCAGACACAAAGTTTACTTAGCCGATTATCAAATTTCAAATAAACTGGTTACTAATAAAGAATATATCGAATTTATCGAAGACGGAGGATACAATGATGTTTTACTATGGCATGCTGAAGCTTGGGATTGGATAAATTCCAATCAGATTTCAGCCCCATCTTATTGGCATAAAATCGATGACGCATGGCAACAGTTTACCCTACAGGGACTACAAAAATTAATTCCCGATGCACCGCTAAGTCACATTAGTTATTACGAAGCTTTTGCTTTTGCTCAATGGAAAGGTTTACGCTTACCTACCGAACAGGAATGGGAAGTTGCAAATAGCAAATTTAACTGGGGATTACGTTGGGAATGGACAGAAAGTGCTTATACTCCCTACCCCGGCTATATAAAAGCCCCAGGAGCTTTAGGGGAATACAATGGTAAATTTATGGTGAATCAAAAAGTCCTTCGAGGAGGCTCTGTTGCCACTTCAAAAAAGCATACAAGACCCACCTATCGCAATTTTTTCCATGCGCCATTACGTTGGCAATTCACAGGAATTCGCCTTGCTAAATAA
- a CDS encoding pyridoxamine 5'-phosphate oxidase family protein, which translates to MSTENLEYSEARKKLKSLVDDIKTCMMVTNIGSKPVDAIPMTTKKIDTEGNIWFLSGLNSDHNTNIVKDNDVQLLYSDVKDFEFISIFGKAAIVTEKDILEDLYSKVDDTWFRGTDDPNLSAIKVNPEEAYYWDTKSNKYVSLFKMGVSAITGDQKDIGEKGKLEL; encoded by the coding sequence ATGAGTACAGAAAATTTAGAATATAGCGAAGCCAGAAAGAAATTAAAATCTCTAGTAGACGATATTAAAACCTGCATGATGGTAACCAATATTGGTAGTAAACCAGTAGATGCCATACCAATGACCACGAAGAAAATTGATACTGAAGGGAACATTTGGTTTTTAAGCGGCTTAAATAGTGACCATAACACCAATATTGTAAAAGATAACGATGTCCAGTTATTATATAGTGATGTTAAGGATTTCGAATTTATCAGCATTTTCGGAAAAGCAGCTATAGTAACCGAAAAAGACATTTTGGAAGATCTATATAGTAAAGTAGATGACACCTGGTTTAGAGGTACAGATGATCCAAATTTAAGTGCAATCAAGGTAAATCCAGAAGAAGCCTATTATTGGGATACGAAATCCAATAAATATGTTTCATTATTCAAAATGGGGGTATCTGCCATTACCGGGGATCAAAAAGATATCGGAGAAAAAGGAAAATTAGAATTATAA
- a CDS encoding 2TM domain-containing protein: MFSKKKNTSKMDAEQRELYENARKRTLQKKRLFQHFIVFLGASILAIILNVVIGFKEEYQPLGYDWFVWIVLIWGFIFLIHFFNVLLVNTFMGKEWQAKQIEKLVAKQKEKIAKLQQQVEKDHPLPTKESKKSFPENKDPNDKFKPISPDNKPDQNYNH; this comes from the coding sequence ATGTTCTCTAAAAAGAAAAATACTTCTAAAATGGATGCTGAACAACGGGAGTTGTACGAAAACGCCAGAAAAAGAACACTTCAGAAAAAAAGACTATTTCAGCATTTTATCGTATTTCTTGGCGCTTCGATTTTAGCTATTATTCTAAACGTGGTTATTGGCTTTAAAGAAGAATATCAACCTTTAGGCTACGACTGGTTTGTTTGGATCGTCCTTATTTGGGGGTTTATCTTTTTAATTCATTTCTTTAATGTGCTTTTGGTTAACACCTTTATGGGTAAAGAATGGCAGGCCAAACAAATTGAGAAACTGGTCGCCAAACAAAAAGAGAAAATTGCCAAATTACAGCAGCAGGTAGAAAAAGACCATCCGTTACCAACTAAAGAAAGCAAAAAAAGTTTTCCCGAAAATAAAGACCCTAACGACAAGTTCAAGCCTATTTCCCCAGACAATAAACCAGACCAAAACTACAATCACTAA